A window from Deinococcus reticulitermitis encodes these proteins:
- a CDS encoding ferritin-like domain-containing protein, which translates to MRYHTLNDLYVSLLRDLYSAEQQLLIALPVMAQSAVTPKLKEGFELHLTQTQEHVKRLEKIFSGLGESPLGKVSGAMLGLVREGNDIITGNEPGVVRDAALIMAAQRVEHLEIASYGTAATYAGLLGEEKAVKLLETTLKEEEETDQQLTVVASAINPKAV; encoded by the coding sequence ATGCGCTATCACACTCTCAATGACCTGTACGTCTCCCTTCTGCGTGACCTTTACTCCGCGGAGCAGCAACTGCTCATCGCGCTTCCCGTGATGGCGCAGTCGGCGGTGACGCCAAAGCTGAAAGAAGGCTTCGAACTCCACCTGACGCAGACGCAAGAACATGTCAAGCGCCTGGAAAAGATCTTCTCTGGGTTGGGCGAGTCTCCGCTCGGCAAGGTCAGCGGCGCGATGCTCGGGCTGGTGAGGGAAGGCAACGACATCATCACCGGCAACGAGCCGGGCGTCGTGCGCGACGCCGCCCTGATCATGGCTGCGCAGCGGGTCGAGCACCTGGAAATCGCCAGCTACGGCACCGCCGCCACCTATGCGGGTCTGCTGGGTGAGGAGAAGGCGGTCAAACTGTTGGAAACCACCCTGAAGGAAGAGGAAGAAACCGACCAACAGCTCACGGTAGTGGCAAGCGCGATCAATCCCAAAGCGGTCTAA
- a CDS encoding glutathione-independent formaldehyde dehydrogenase: protein MKAVIYNGPRDIRVVDVADPQIEQPTDVLVKITSTNICGSDLHMYEGRTDIECGRVLGHENLGEVVEIGRAVYRIKVGDKVCLPFNIGCGFCRNCEKGLTGACLTVAPGQAGAAYGFADMGPFQGGQAQYLRVPFGDFNCLKLPEDAAEKEDDYVMLADIFPTGWHATRLANLMPGDSIAIYGAGPVGLMAAYSAMIQGARQVIVVDRHKDRLKLAEQIGAIAVNDAEHDPVEQIMELTNGRGTDKGCECVGWQCHDHGGHEIPNLTMNNLVKTTRATGQIGVVGVFVPQDPKSPDDLMKRGQIAFDIGNFFFKGLRMGSGQANVKAYNRELRDLIHADRAKPSFLVSHRLPLEQAPDAYKNFDNRIDGWTKVILKPNE from the coding sequence ATGAAAGCTGTCATTTACAACGGACCGCGTGATATTCGCGTTGTCGACGTGGCCGACCCCCAGATTGAGCAACCCACAGATGTGCTGGTGAAAATCACGAGCACCAACATCTGCGGTTCCGATCTGCACATGTACGAGGGCCGCACCGACATCGAGTGCGGGCGGGTGCTTGGGCATGAAAACCTGGGTGAAGTGGTGGAAATCGGCCGGGCGGTGTACCGCATTAAGGTGGGTGACAAGGTCTGTCTGCCGTTCAATATCGGCTGTGGCTTCTGCCGTAACTGCGAAAAGGGGTTGACTGGAGCCTGCCTGACGGTGGCGCCGGGTCAGGCCGGGGCTGCCTACGGGTTTGCCGACATGGGCCCGTTTCAGGGTGGACAGGCCCAGTACTTGCGGGTGCCCTTCGGTGATTTCAACTGCCTGAAGCTCCCCGAGGACGCCGCCGAGAAAGAGGACGACTATGTGATGCTGGCCGACATTTTTCCGACGGGCTGGCACGCCACGCGGCTCGCCAATCTGATGCCCGGTGACAGCATCGCGATTTATGGGGCGGGACCAGTGGGACTGATGGCCGCTTACTCCGCCATGATTCAGGGGGCCCGGCAAGTCATCGTGGTCGACCGCCACAAGGATCGCCTGAAACTGGCTGAACAGATCGGAGCCATTGCTGTCAACGACGCCGAGCACGACCCAGTCGAACAGATCATGGAACTGACGAACGGCCGGGGGACCGATAAGGGCTGCGAATGTGTGGGCTGGCAGTGCCACGACCACGGTGGACACGAGATCCCCAACCTGACCATGAACAATCTGGTGAAGACCACTCGCGCCACCGGGCAGATCGGCGTGGTGGGTGTCTTCGTTCCGCAGGATCCGAAATCGCCGGACGACCTGATGAAGCGTGGTCAGATTGCCTTCGACATCGGCAATTTCTTCTTCAAGGGCCTGCGGATGGGTTCGGGGCAAGCCAACGTGAAGGCGTATAACCGGGAGTTGCGCGACCTGATTCACGCTGATCGTGCCAAGCCATCATTCCTGGTGTCGCACCGCCTGCCGCTGGAACAGGCCCCCGACGCATACAAAAACTTCGATAACCGCATAGACGGCTGGACGAAGGTGATCCTCAAACCCAACGAGTAG
- a CDS encoding transposase — MTTRNTYTAEFKRQAIELAAREDVGPSRAARDLGISPSVLYRWRLQAHKAGQAAFPGQGRSTLTPKEQEIQRLRKEVEILRQEREILKKQRPVLGRTVPVWGLPASSPKKISEVCVHRCTSQRISSRHHGQEAQGRPLALLVQSEMSLQQ, encoded by the coding sequence ATGACGACCAGAAACACCTACACCGCCGAATTCAAACGTCAGGCTATCGAACTGGCCGCACGAGAGGATGTTGGCCCGAGCCGGGCGGCCCGTGACCTCGGGATCAGCCCTTCAGTGCTCTACCGCTGGCGACTCCAGGCTCATAAAGCAGGGCAGGCGGCTTTCCCCGGTCAGGGTCGTTCGACCCTGACGCCAAAGGAACAGGAAATCCAGCGGCTTCGCAAAGAAGTTGAGATTCTGCGTCAGGAACGTGAAATCCTGAAAAAGCAGCGGCCTGTCTTGGGCAGAACAGTACCCGTATGGGGCTTGCCCGCTTCTTCGCCAAAGAAAATCTCTGAGGTGTGCGTTCATCGCTGCACATCTCAAAGAATTTCGTCTCGACATCACGGGCAAGAGGCTCAGGGGCGGCCCCTCGCCCTTCTTGTCCAAAGTGAAATGTCGCTACAACAATAG
- a CDS encoding MarR family transcriptional regulator, with product MTSESSSTETPSGVSAQVLDFLRSEAPKQHSADEITALLSLERSAVDQALGELEAAGHVAPQTMSDYGGNSILWGISGGGVTGS from the coding sequence ATGACTTCTGAATCATCCTCTACTGAAACCCCCAGCGGCGTGAGCGCCCAGGTGCTCGACTTTCTGCGCTCCGAGGCCCCCAAGCAGCACAGCGCCGACGAGATCACCGCGCTGCTCAGCCTGGAACGGTCGGCCGTAGATCAGGCGCTGGGCGAGCTGGAGGCCGCCGGTCACGTCGCGCCGCAGACCATGAGCGACTACGGCGGCAACAGCATCCTGTGGGGGATCAGCGGAGGAGGCGTCACTGGGAGCTGA
- the sdaAB gene encoding L-serine ammonia-lyase, iron-sulfur-dependent subunit beta → MSLLDMIGPVMIGPSSSHTAGACRLGLVAHWLLSEPPRQASIGLHASFAKTGRGHGTHLALIAGLLGYAPDDARLPRAFEEAEAAGLSFEFRDVDLGDVHPNTAHIALRGETGEVTVQGSSTGGGVILVSTVQGFRVHFSGASPTVLLRYTDAVGMIARIASTIAADGVNIATLTCTREGRGAQALLAIELDAPLSPEALAFFSRWPDTNWVRLLPKLMDG, encoded by the coding sequence ATGTCCCTCCTCGACATGATCGGCCCCGTGATGATCGGCCCGAGCAGTTCGCACACGGCGGGCGCGTGCCGGCTCGGGCTGGTGGCGCACTGGCTCCTCAGCGAGCCCCCCCGGCAGGCGAGCATCGGGCTGCACGCGAGTTTTGCCAAGACCGGGCGCGGACACGGCACCCACCTCGCCCTGATCGCCGGGCTGCTCGGCTACGCCCCCGACGACGCGCGGCTGCCCCGGGCCTTCGAGGAGGCCGAGGCCGCCGGGCTCAGCTTCGAGTTTCGCGACGTGGACCTCGGCGACGTGCATCCCAACACCGCGCACATCGCGCTGCGCGGCGAGACGGGGGAGGTCACGGTGCAGGGCAGCAGCACCGGCGGCGGCGTGATTCTGGTCAGCACCGTGCAGGGCTTCCGGGTGCATTTCAGCGGGGCGAGCCCCACCGTGCTGCTGCGCTACACCGACGCGGTGGGCATGATCGCGCGCATCGCCTCGACCATCGCCGCCGACGGGGTGAACATCGCCACCCTCACCTGCACCCGCGAGGGCCGGGGCGCCCAGGCCCTGCTCGCCATCGAACTCGACGCCCCGCTGAGCCCCGAGGCGCTGGCGTTTTTCAGCCGGTGGCCCGACACCAACTGGGTGCGGCTGCTGCCCAAACTCATGGACGGCTGA
- a CDS encoding SDR family oxidoreductase produces the protein MSEPAPSPLPSPVAVIGCGWLGAPLASALLDRGAEVRGSATSAEKVERLRAQGIGAELLRLNPQTPADDPALTRLLDGAAALVLTVPPPRGAARETYPALLAPVLRAADRAQVPRLLFTSSTGVYPDEPREMTEEGAQAAPDAPSVLLRAEALAQTSVVRPVVLRLAGLYGPGRPAGRFLAGRKDVPGGGAPVNLLHLEDAVGAVLTLLQGDQAGTFNVCAAAHPLRRDFYPAAARALGLEAPTFAPDEASGKTVSSARLRRETSFRFRHDDLGGEGGR, from the coding sequence GTGAGTGAGCCGGCTCCCTCCCCTCTCCCCAGCCCCGTCGCAGTGATCGGCTGCGGCTGGCTGGGGGCGCCGCTCGCCTCGGCGCTGCTGGACCGGGGGGCCGAGGTGCGCGGCAGCGCGACGAGCGCGGAGAAGGTGGAGCGGCTCAGGGCGCAGGGGATTGGGGCTGAACTCCTGCGCCTCAATCCCCAGACCCCGGCGGACGACCCGGCCCTCACCCGGCTGCTGGACGGAGCCGCCGCCCTCGTCCTGACCGTGCCTCCCCCACGCGGCGCGGCGCGGGAGACCTACCCGGCCCTGCTCGCCCCGGTCCTCCGGGCGGCGGACCGGGCGCAGGTGCCGCGCCTCCTCTTCACGAGTTCGACCGGCGTCTACCCCGACGAGCCGCGCGAGATGACCGAGGAAGGCGCCCAGGCCGCGCCCGACGCCCCCTCGGTCCTGCTGCGCGCCGAAGCGCTCGCACAGACGAGTGTAGTGCGCCCCGTGGTCCTGCGGCTCGCGGGGCTGTACGGCCCGGGGCGGCCCGCCGGGCGGTTTCTCGCGGGGCGAAAGGACGTGCCGGGCGGGGGCGCGCCGGTCAATCTCCTTCACCTGGAGGACGCGGTAGGGGCGGTCCTGACACTGCTCCAGGGCGACCAGGCGGGGACGTTCAACGTCTGCGCCGCCGCGCACCCCCTCCGGCGCGACTTCTACCCGGCGGCGGCGCGCGCCCTCGGGCTGGAGGCGCCCACCTTCGCCCCGGATGAGGCGAGCGGCAAGACCGTGAGCAGCGCGCGGCTGAGGCGGGAAACCAGCTTCCGCTTCCGGCACGACGACTTGGGCGGCGAGGGCGGGCGCTAG
- a CDS encoding inositol monophosphatase family protein has protein sequence MSSPEYAQALAVASAAARAAGAVHLKHLGRLQAGGVRTKSSPADLVTVADGEAEAVIREIIAATYPDHAVLGEEGGEQGGQQEGASEWRWVVDPLDGTVNFAHGYPVFCASVALERAGRSVVGAVYDPTRDELFTATRGGGAFLNGEALRVSQTPTLRTPALISTGFPYDTAGERNLVHVTKLLRLELPIRRPGAAALDLCNVACGRMDAYWEIGVQRWDVAAGSLIVEEAGGAVTDLGGEPTPYGAGIAATNGHLHAELLAVLGE, from the coding sequence ATGTCCTCCCCCGAATACGCCCAGGCCCTCGCGGTGGCAAGCGCCGCCGCCCGCGCCGCCGGAGCCGTGCACCTCAAGCACCTGGGCCGCCTCCAGGCCGGGGGCGTACGCACCAAGAGCAGCCCCGCCGACCTCGTGACGGTGGCCGACGGGGAAGCCGAGGCCGTGATTCGCGAGATCATCGCCGCCACCTACCCCGACCACGCGGTGCTCGGCGAGGAGGGCGGCGAGCAGGGCGGGCAGCAGGAGGGGGCGAGCGAGTGGCGCTGGGTGGTGGACCCCCTGGACGGTACGGTGAACTTCGCGCACGGCTACCCGGTCTTCTGCGCCTCGGTGGCGCTCGAACGCGCGGGGCGCAGCGTGGTGGGCGCGGTGTACGACCCCACCCGGGACGAGCTGTTTACCGCCACGCGCGGCGGCGGGGCTTTTCTGAACGGGGAAGCGCTGCGGGTGAGCCAGACGCCCACCTTGCGTACCCCGGCCCTGATCAGCACCGGCTTTCCCTATGACACGGCAGGCGAGCGCAACCTCGTGCATGTGACCAAGCTGCTGCGGCTCGAGTTGCCGATTCGCCGGCCCGGCGCGGCGGCGCTCGACCTGTGCAATGTCGCCTGCGGGCGCATGGACGCCTACTGGGAAATCGGCGTGCAGCGCTGGGACGTGGCCGCCGGTTCCTTGATCGTGGAGGAGGCGGGCGGCGCGGTGACCGACCTCGGCGGGGAGCCCACCCCCTACGGCGCGGGCATCGCGGCGACCAACGGCCACCTGCACGCCGAGTTGCTGGCGGTGCTCGGTGAGTGA
- a CDS encoding ion transporter has protein sequence MTPAPRPDRRARWRRELGDLIFGLSTPAARAYDQVLIVLIVTSVFAVMFESVSGLSREVRAWLRGSEWAFTVLFTLDYLGRLISARRPVHYARSFYGVIDLLTILPSYLSLLFPGSQYLLVVRALRLLRVFRIFKLARYSDQASLIGEALRASREKILVFFIAVLTLVVIFGTLLYMVEGPKNGFTSIPTSIYWAVVTVTTVGYGDISPKTGLGKLIATLAMLAGYAIIAVPTGIVTVGLQQAQEARKGRSCEQCGLSRHEADAHFCKRCGHNLPG, from the coding sequence ATGACGCCCGCGCCCCGCCCGGACCGCCGCGCCCGCTGGCGGCGCGAGCTGGGCGATCTGATCTTCGGCCTCAGCACGCCCGCCGCCCGCGCCTACGATCAGGTGCTGATCGTGCTGATCGTGACCTCGGTCTTCGCGGTGATGTTCGAGAGCGTGAGCGGCCTGAGCCGGGAAGTCCGCGCCTGGCTGCGCGGATCCGAGTGGGCGTTCACGGTCCTCTTTACCCTCGACTACCTGGGCCGGCTGATCTCGGCGCGGCGGCCCGTGCACTACGCCCGCAGTTTCTACGGCGTCATCGACCTGCTCACCATCCTGCCGTCGTACCTCAGCCTGCTCTTCCCAGGATCGCAGTACCTGCTCGTGGTGCGGGCGCTGCGGCTGCTGCGGGTGTTCCGTATCTTCAAGCTCGCCCGTTACTCGGACCAGGCGTCCTTGATCGGCGAAGCCCTGCGCGCGAGCCGCGAGAAGATCCTGGTCTTTTTCATCGCCGTGCTCACGCTCGTGGTCATCTTTGGCACGCTGCTGTATATGGTGGAAGGGCCGAAAAACGGCTTCACCTCGATTCCCACCTCGATCTACTGGGCCGTCGTGACCGTCACCACCGTCGGCTACGGCGATATTTCGCCCAAGACCGGCCTCGGCAAGCTGATCGCCACGCTCGCCATGCTCGCCGGCTACGCGATCATCGCCGTGCCCACCGGCATCGTGACCGTGGGCTTGCAGCAGGCGCAGGAGGCCAGAAAGGGTCGCAGTTGCGAACAGTGCGGCCTGAGCCGCCACGAGGCCGACGCACATTTCTGCAAAAGGTGCGGCCACAACCTGCCGGGCTGA
- the purB gene encoding adenylosuccinate lyase — MIDRYLTPEMRALWSEASKYRAWLNVELAAMRAQANHGEVPREAHAALVQKSEADPLDDTFAGRVAEIEAVTRHDIVAFTRALTERYGEDARFIHHGLTSTDVVDTAQNLLLDEALGLIIADARALREVCRAQAVTYKHTPTVGRTHGIHAEPMTFGLKFLNWMATLDRDLERLEAARGRIRVVMLSGSVGTYAHVSPRIEEEVAAAWGWQAAPVTNQTLARDRHAEVLAALAIFGTTLERIATEIRHLQRSEVREAMEPFGKGQTGSSSMPHKKNPILTENVTGLTRVLRGALVTGLENVALWHERDISHSSAERVILPDATAAASYAARRLTGVLRDLVVFPERMLHNLQDLGGLVFSQRVLHALIDEKGMLREEAYSLVQRHALRSWETGEGLRDLLAADPENPLSDEELGAAFDLGWYLRHVDDIYARFGL, encoded by the coding sequence ATGATCGACCGTTACCTGACCCCCGAGATGCGCGCCCTGTGGAGCGAGGCGAGCAAGTACCGCGCCTGGCTGAACGTCGAACTCGCCGCGATGAGGGCGCAGGCCAACCACGGCGAAGTGCCGCGTGAAGCCCACGCCGCGCTCGTGCAGAAGTCGGAAGCCGACCCCTTAGACGACACTTTTGCCGGGCGGGTGGCCGAGATCGAGGCCGTGACCCGGCACGACATCGTGGCCTTTACCCGCGCGCTGACGGAGCGCTACGGCGAGGACGCCCGCTTCATCCACCACGGCCTGACGAGCACCGACGTGGTGGACACCGCCCAGAACCTGCTGCTCGACGAGGCGCTCGGGCTGATCATCGCCGACGCGCGGGCGCTGCGCGAGGTCTGCCGCGCCCAGGCGGTGACCTACAAGCACACGCCGACGGTGGGCCGCACCCACGGCATCCACGCCGAGCCGATGACCTTCGGGCTGAAGTTCCTGAACTGGATGGCGACCCTGGACCGCGACCTCGAACGCTTAGAAGCGGCGCGCGGGCGCATCCGGGTGGTGATGCTCTCGGGCTCGGTGGGCACCTACGCGCACGTCTCCCCCCGCATCGAGGAGGAGGTCGCCGCTGCCTGGGGCTGGCAGGCCGCGCCCGTCACCAACCAGACCCTCGCCCGCGACCGGCACGCCGAGGTGCTCGCGGCGCTGGCGATCTTCGGCACGACGCTCGAGCGCATCGCCACCGAGATTCGCCACCTCCAGCGCTCTGAGGTGCGCGAGGCGATGGAACCCTTCGGTAAGGGCCAGACCGGCAGCTCCTCGATGCCGCACAAGAAGAACCCGATCCTGACCGAGAACGTGACCGGCCTGACGCGGGTGCTGCGCGGCGCCCTCGTCACGGGCCTGGAGAACGTGGCGCTGTGGCACGAGCGCGACATCTCGCATTCCAGCGCCGAGCGCGTGATTCTGCCCGACGCGACCGCCGCCGCGAGCTACGCCGCCCGCCGCCTGACCGGGGTGCTGCGGGATCTCGTGGTCTTTCCCGAGCGGATGCTGCACAACCTGCAAGACCTCGGCGGGCTGGTGTTCTCGCAGCGCGTCCTGCACGCCCTGATCGACGAGAAGGGGATGCTGCGCGAGGAGGCGTATTCGCTGGTCCAGCGCCACGCCCTGCGGTCCTGGGAGACGGGCGAGGGCCTGCGTGACCTGCTCGCGGCGGACCCGGAAAATCCCCTGAGTGACGAAGAACTCGGCGCCGCTTTCGACCTGGGGTGGTATCTGCGGCACGTGGACGACATCTACGCGCGCTTCGGGCTGTAA
- a CDS encoding ABC transporter permease: protein MTARSPDLAWTLARAHLRRRRTQNVLAVLGIAVGVMVLIAALSLTNGFSRALVDATLRASPHLSLTAFTPQPPNPDLERRIGADPRVTAFTPFLADKGLLTRPAEAGRGAGVDFTTLFGVSPTAAQVLQLAPEEGRTLAGLQTGQVMLGAALARSIGAFSGDQVRLLNSSQRRTELEVVGVFTTGNYLIDSAYAFTNLATLQSLQQTRDITGYQLRLRDPEQAREVGAALAEPVAYSPLPWQDIYGTLLDQLALQKRVIAFVVLLIVIVAAFGIANVLTLAVFEKTQEIAILRAIGATRGVITRTFVIEGMVLGIAGLVLGNLLGLGIAAYFTVRPFQLPGDLYFITALPVEVRPGDLAWVNAVGLGTTLLAALIPARRAANVEPARIIR from the coding sequence ATGACGGCCCGCTCCCCCGACCTCGCTTGGACGCTCGCGCGCGCCCATCTGCGGCGGCGGCGCACCCAGAACGTCCTGGCGGTGCTCGGCATCGCGGTCGGGGTGATGGTGTTGATCGCGGCGCTGAGCCTCACCAACGGCTTCTCGCGCGCCCTTGTGGACGCCACGCTGCGCGCGAGCCCGCACCTGAGTCTCACGGCCTTCACGCCGCAGCCGCCGAATCCGGACCTGGAGCGCCGTATCGGGGCCGACCCGCGGGTGACGGCCTTCACGCCCTTTCTCGCCGACAAGGGGCTGCTCACCCGCCCGGCGGAGGCGGGGCGCGGCGCGGGGGTGGACTTCACGACGCTGTTCGGGGTGTCGCCCACCGCGGCGCAGGTCCTGCAACTCGCGCCGGAAGAAGGACGCACGCTTGCCGGGCTCCAGACCGGGCAGGTGATGCTCGGCGCGGCGCTCGCCCGCTCGATCGGGGCTTTCTCCGGCGACCAGGTACGGCTGCTCAACTCGTCGCAGCGCCGCACCGAGCTTGAGGTGGTGGGCGTGTTCACAACTGGCAATTACCTGATCGACTCGGCCTATGCCTTTACCAACCTGGCTACCCTGCAAAGCCTCCAGCAGACGCGCGACATCACCGGCTACCAGCTGCGGCTGCGCGACCCCGAGCAGGCGCGCGAGGTGGGTGCGGCGCTCGCAGAGCCGGTGGCCTACTCACCGCTGCCCTGGCAGGACATCTACGGCACCCTGCTCGACCAGCTCGCGCTGCAAAAGCGGGTGATCGCCTTCGTGGTGCTGCTCATCGTGATCGTGGCGGCCTTCGGAATCGCCAACGTGCTGACGCTCGCGGTGTTCGAGAAGACCCAGGAGATCGCCATCCTGCGCGCGATCGGGGCCACGCGCGGCGTAATCACGCGCACCTTCGTGATCGAGGGGATGGTGCTCGGGATCGCGGGGCTCGTGCTCGGCAACCTGCTCGGGCTCGGGATCGCGGCGTATTTCACGGTGCGGCCCTTTCAGTTGCCGGGTGACCTCTACTTCATCACGGCGCTGCCGGTGGAGGTGCGGCCCGGTGACCTCGCGTGGGTGAACGCGGTGGGCCTCGGGACCACGCTGCTCGCCGCCCTCATCCCGGCGCGGCGCGCGGCGAACGTGGAACCCGCCCGCATCATCCGTTAA
- a CDS encoding 3D domain-containing protein, whose protein sequence is MTAALFVLFGAATSQALSPDADPSPWVKAEAAFTPAPQLDLSETTIAATRATGRSVIAVSTAYNSLAAQTDSTPHITATGTRTRPGVVALSRDLLRVFPYGTRVTIQDLSGKYNFGNRVFVVEDTMHQRKTNQIDVWMPTYREAINYGRRQVRITALR, encoded by the coding sequence TTGACCGCTGCCCTGTTTGTCCTCTTCGGCGCGGCCACCTCGCAGGCGCTCTCCCCCGACGCTGACCCGAGCCCCTGGGTCAAGGCGGAGGCGGCCTTCACGCCCGCGCCTCAGCTCGACCTGTCGGAGACGACCATCGCCGCGACGCGCGCCACAGGCCGCAGCGTGATTGCCGTGTCGACGGCCTACAACAGCCTCGCCGCCCAGACCGACTCGACGCCGCACATCACGGCGACCGGCACCCGCACCCGCCCCGGCGTGGTGGCGCTCTCGAGAGACCTGCTGCGCGTGTTTCCCTACGGCACCCGCGTGACGATTCAGGACCTTAGCGGCAAGTACAACTTCGGCAACCGCGTCTTCGTTGTCGAGGACACCATGCACCAGCGCAAGACCAACCAGATCGACGTCTGGATGCCCACCTACCGCGAGGCGATCAACTATGGCCGCCGCCAGGTCCGGATCACGGCGCTGCGCTGA
- a CDS encoding DNA-formamidopyrimidine glycosylase: protein MPELPEVETTRRKIEPLLRGRVIERVLHDAPHKYRDTALAEGRRVTGLSRRGKYLLLHLAAGEAAEATGGEHDLELIVHLGMTGGFRLTRGPHTRVSFELSGGEALHFDDPRRFGKVAVVRRGEYASMPTLAAMGPEPLSDDFGEAAFAELAARCGPVKPWLLSQKPVSGVGNIYADESLWLARLHPAQTRLTEGEAARLYHALRGVMAEAVERGGSSLGTGAGNYRQHDGEPGGFQHAHRVYGKAGEPCARCGTPIQKVVLGQRGTHFCPQCQPLRDPT, encoded by the coding sequence ATGCCCGAGCTGCCGGAAGTCGAGACCACCCGCCGCAAGATCGAGCCGCTGCTGCGCGGACGGGTGATCGAGCGCGTGCTGCACGACGCGCCGCACAAATACCGCGACACCGCGCTCGCTGAAGGAAGGCGCGTGACCGGCCTCTCGCGCCGGGGCAAGTACCTGCTGCTGCACCTCGCGGCGGGGGAGGCGGCGGAGGCGACGGGGGGGGAGCACGACCTCGAACTGATCGTGCATCTCGGCATGACGGGCGGCTTCCGGCTCACGCGCGGCCCGCATACCCGCGTGAGCTTCGAGCTTTCCGGCGGCGAGGCGCTGCATTTCGACGACCCCCGGCGCTTTGGCAAGGTGGCCGTCGTGCGCCGGGGCGAGTACGCCTCGATGCCCACCCTCGCCGCGATGGGTCCCGAACCGCTCTCGGACGACTTTGGAGAAGCGGCCTTCGCCGAGCTCGCGGCCCGCTGCGGTCCGGTCAAGCCCTGGCTGCTCTCGCAAAAGCCAGTGAGCGGCGTCGGCAACATCTACGCCGACGAGAGTTTGTGGCTGGCCCGCCTCCACCCCGCCCAGACCCGGCTGACGGAGGGCGAGGCCGCGCGGCTCTACCACGCCCTGCGCGGAGTGATGGCCGAGGCAGTCGAGCGCGGCGGCAGCTCGCTCGGCACGGGGGCGGGCAACTACCGCCAGCACGACGGCGAGCCCGGCGGCTTTCAGCACGCCCACCGCGTCTACGGCAAAGCGGGCGAGCCCTGCGCGCGCTGCGGCACCCCGATCCAGAAGGTGGTGCTCGGGCAGCGCGGCACGCATTTTTGCCCGCAGTGTCAGCCTCTCCGGGACCCGACCTGA
- the pdxH gene encoding pyridoxamine 5'-phosphate oxidase: MTDLTSMRVSYTRAALSRQDLDPDPLAQFNLWFEDALRADLAEPYALQVATANAAGRPSVRTVLLRGATGEGLTFYTNFESHKGLDLTQNPQAELLFYWAELERQVRAYGSVVKVPDDEADHYFHVRPRESQLAAHASDPQSAPIASREALEAKFARLQAAYPEGVPVPRPAFWGGYRVQVREWEFWQGRPNRMHDRFRYLREGDGWQVERLMP; encoded by the coding sequence ATGACCGACCTCACCTCCATGCGCGTCTCGTACACCCGCGCGGCGCTGAGCCGTCAGGATCTCGACCCCGACCCGCTCGCGCAGTTCAACCTCTGGTTTGAAGACGCCCTGCGCGCCGATCTCGCCGAGCCCTACGCGCTGCAAGTCGCCACCGCGAATGCGGCGGGGCGCCCCAGCGTGCGCACGGTGCTGCTGCGCGGCGCGACTGGCGAGGGCCTGACCTTCTACACCAATTTCGAGTCGCACAAGGGCCTCGACCTGACCCAGAATCCCCAGGCCGAGCTGCTCTTCTACTGGGCCGAACTCGAGCGGCAGGTGCGCGCCTACGGGTCCGTCGTGAAGGTCCCGGACGACGAGGCCGACCACTATTTCCACGTCCGCCCGCGCGAGAGCCAGCTCGCCGCGCACGCGAGCGACCCGCAGAGTGCGCCGATTGCGAGTCGGGAAGCGCTCGAGGCCAAATTCGCCCGCCTGCAAGCCGCGTACCCGGAGGGCGTGCCTGTGCCTCGTCCGGCGTTCTGGGGGGGGTACCGGGTGCAGGTGCGGGAATGGGAGTTCTGGCAGGGCCGGCCCAACCGCATGCACGACCGCTTCCGCTACCTGCGGGAAGGGGACGGGTGGCAGGTCGAGCGGCTGATGCCCTGA